A single Meles meles chromosome 20, mMelMel3.1 paternal haplotype, whole genome shotgun sequence DNA region contains:
- the USP19 gene encoding ubiquitin carboxyl-terminal hydrolase 19 isoform X14, with the protein MSGGASATGPRRGPPGLEEATSKKKQKDRANQESKDGDPRRGSASSREEQAKEELLLDWRQSADEVIVKLRVGAGPLRLEEVDAAFTDTDCVVRLPDGRQWGGVFYAEIESSCTKVQARKGGLLQLALPKKVPLLTWPSLLKPLGTQEAVPGLRCQENGQEPSPIALEPGPEPRRAKQEARNQKRAQGRGEVGAGAGPGAQAGPSAKRAVHLRRGPEGEGSRDGPGPRGDAPPFLAETATQAEAEEQLRVPPLNPQTCLLGSEENLVLLAGEKTVSPRNDPVSPAMARSRDPEKGDRSKEEMAVAADAITLVDEPESMVNLAFVKNDSYEKGPDSVVVHVYVKEIRRDTSRVLFREQDFTLIFQTRDGNFLRLHPGCGAHTIFRWQVKLRNLIEPEQCTFCFTASRIDICLRKRQSQRWGGLEAPAARVGGAKVAVPTGPTPLDSTPPGGAPHPLTGQEEARAVEKEKPKARSEDTGLDGVAARTPMEHVAPKPEPHLASPKPTCMVPPMPHSPVSGDSVEEEEEEEKKVCLPGFTGLVNLGNTCFMNSVIQSLSNTRELRDFFHDRSFEAEINYNNPLGTGGRLAIGFAVLLRALWKGTHHAFQPSKLKAIVASKASQFTGYAQHDAQEFMAFLLDGLHEDLNRIQNKPYTETVDSDGRPDEVVAEEAWQRHKMRNDSFIVDLFQGQYKSKLVCPVCAKVSITFDPFLYLPVPLPQKQKVLPVFYFAREPHSKPIKFLVSISKENSSASEVLDSLSQSVHVKSENLRLAEVIKNRFHRVFLPSHSLDTVSPSDTLLCFELLSPELAKERVVVLEVQQRPQVPSIPISKCAACQRKQQSEDEKLKRCTRCYRVGYCNQLCQKTHWPDHKGLCRPENIGYPFLVSVPASRLTYARLAQLLEGYARYSVSVFQPPFQPGRMALESQGPGCTTLLSASSLEAGDSERDPIQPPELQLVTPVAEGDTGVPRAWAAPDRGPVPSTSGVSSEVPASGPVEVGSLPAGERVSRPEAAVPGYQHPSEATNAHTPQFFMYKIDASNREQRLEDKGDAPLELGEDCSLALVWRNNERLQEFVLVASKELECAEDPGSAGEAARAGHFTLDQCLNLFTRPEVLAPEEAWYCPQCKQHREASKQLLLWRLPNVLIVQLKRFSFRSFIWRDKINDLVEFPVRNLDLSKFCIGQKEEQLPSYDLYAVINHYGGMIGGHYTACARLPNDRSSQRSDVGWRLFDDSTVTTVDESQVVTRYAYVLFYRRRNSPVERPPRAGHSEHHPDLSPAAEAAASQGLGPGQAPEVAPTRTAPERFAPSVDRPAPTYSNMEEVD; encoded by the exons ATGTCTGGCGGGGCCAGTGCCACGGGCCCAAGGAGAGGTCCCCCAGGATTGGAGGAGGCCACCAGTAAGAAGAAGCAGAAGGATCGAGCAAACCAGGAGAGCAAGGATGGAGATCCTAGGAGAG GGTCAGCGTCCTCTCGGGAGGAGCAGGCCAAAGAGG AGTTGTTGCTTGACTGGAGGCAGAGTGCCGATGAGGTGATTGTCAAGCTGCGTGTGGGAGCGGGTCCCCTGCGGCTGGAGGAAGTGGATGCTGCTTTCACAGACACAGACTGCGTGGTGCGGCTTCCAG ATGGTCGGCAGTGGGGTGGTGTCTTCTATGCTGAGATAGAAAGTTCTTGCACCAAAGTACAAGCCCGTAAAGGTGGCCTCCTGCAGCTGGCACTGCCCAAGAAGGTGCCTCTGCTCACATGGCCCTCTCTTCTG AAACCTCTAGGGACCCAGGAGGCGGTACCAGGGCTGCGGTGCCAGGAGAATGGGCAGGAGCCATCTCCCATTGCCCTGGAGCCAGGTCCTGAGCCCCGTCGGGCTAAACAGGAGGCCCGGAACCAGAAGCGGGCCCAGGGCCGTGGTGAGGTAGGCGCAGGGGCTGGCCCCGGGGCCCAGGCAGGGCCCAGCGCCAAGAGGGCTGTGCATCTCCGAAGAGGGCCAGAGGGGGAAGGGTCCAGAGATGGGCCTGGACCCCGGGGTGATGCCCCCCCCTTCTTGGCTGagacagccacccag GCTGAAGCTGAGGAACAGCTCCGGGTACCACCACTGAACCCCCAGACCTGCCTCTTGGGCTCAGAGGAGAATCTAGTGCTCTTGGCAGGAGAGAAGACTGTGTCCCCCAGGAATGATCCAGTCTCCCCAGCCATGGCccggagcagagaccctgagaaAGGTGACCGTTCCAAAGAGGAGATGGCAGTGGCAGCAGATGCTATAACCTTGGTGGATG AGCCGGAGTCCATGGTGAACCTGGCATTCGTCAAGAATGACTCTTATGAGAAGGGGCCAGATTCAGTGGTGGTGCACGTGTATGTGAAAGAGATCCGCAGGGACACCTCTCGAGTACTCTTCCGCGAGCAGGACTTCACGCTTATCTTCCAAACcag GGATGGAAACTTCCTGAGACTGCATCCGGGCTGTGGGGCCCATACCATCTTCCGTTGGCAGGTGAAGCTCAG GAACCTGATTGAGCCCGAGCAGTGCACCTTCTGCTTCACGGCCTCTCGCATTGACATCTGTCTCCGTAAACGGCAAAGTCAGCGCTGGGGGGGCCTGGAAGCCCCAGCTGCACGAG TGGGTGGTGCAAAGGTTGCCGTGCCGACAGGTCCAACCCCTCTGGATTCAACCCCACCAGGAGGTGCCCCCCATCCCCTCACAGGCCAGGAGGAAGCTCGGGCTGTGGAGAAGGAAAAACCCAAGGCTCGATCTGAGGACACGGGGCTGGATGGTGTGGCGGCTCGCACCCCCATGGAGCACGTAGCCCCAAAGCCAGAGCCACACCTGGCCTCC cCCAAGCCCACATGTATGGTGCCTCCAATGCCCCATAGCCCCGTGAGCGGAGATAGtgtggaggaagaagaggaggaagagaagaaggtgtGTCTGCCAGGCTTCACTGGCCTTGTCAATCTAGGCAACACCTGCTTCATGAACAGTGTCATTCAGTCTCTGTCTAACACTCGGGAGCTCCGGGACTTCTTCCACG ACCGCTCCTTTGAGGCCGAGATCAACTACAACAACCCACTGGGGACGGGTGGGCGTCTGGCCATTGGCTTTGCTGTGCTGCTCCGGGCTCTGTGGAAGGGCACCCACCATGCCTTCCAGCCTTCCAAGTTGAAG GCCATTGTGGCGAGCAAGGCCAGCCAGTTCACAGGCTACGCACAGCATGACGCCCAGGAGTTCATGGCTTTCTTGCTGGACGGGCTGCATGAAGACCTGAATCGCATTCAGAACAAGCCCTACACAGAGACCGTGGACTCAGATGGGCGGCCCGATGAG GTGGTAGCTGAAGAAGCATGGCAGCGGCATAAGATGAGGAATGACTCTTTCATCGTAGACCTATTTCAGGGCCAGTATAAGTCGAAGCTGGTGTGCCCTGTGTGTGCCAAG GTCTCCATCACTTTTGACCCATTCCTCTACCTGCCGGTGCCCTTGCCACAGAAGCAGAAGGTTCTTCCCGTCTTCTATTTTGCCCGGGAGCCCCACAGCAAGCCCATCAAG TTTCTGGTGAGCATCAGCAAGGAGAACTCCAGCGCAAGTGAAGTGTTGGACTCCCTCTCTCAGAGTGTACACGTGAAGTCTGAGAACCTGCGTCTGGCTGAG GTGATTAAGAATCGTTTCCACCGTGTGTTCCTGCCCTCCCACTCATTGGACACCGTGTCCCCATCCGACACGCTCCTCTGCTTCGAGCTGCTATCCCCAGAGTTGGCTAAGGAGCGAGTGGTGGTGCTGGAGGTGCAGCAG CGCCCCCAGGTGCCCAGCATCCCCATCTCCAAGTGTGCAGCCTGCCAGCGGAAGCAGCAGTCAGAGGATGAGAAGCTGAAGCGCTGTACCCGGTGCTACCGCGTGGGCTACTGCAACCA GCTCTGCCAGAAAACCCACTGGCCTGACCACAAGGGTCTCTGCCGCCCTGAGAACATTGGCTACCCGTTTCTGGTCAGTGTACCTGCCTCACGTCTCACTTATGCTCGTCTTGCTCAGCTGCTAGAGGGGTACGCCCG GTACTCTGTGAGTGTATTCCAGCCACCCTTCCAGCCTGGCCGCATGGCCTTggagtcccagggccctggctgcACTACGTTGCTCTCCGCTAGCTCCCTGGAGGCTGGGGACAGTGAGAGGGACCCAATTCAGCCGCCCGAGCTCCAGTTGGTGACCCCCGTGGCCGAGGGAGACACAGGGGTCCCACGGGCATGGGCAGCCCCTGACCGGGGCCCTGTGCCCAGCACCAGTGGAGTTTCTTCTGAGGTGCCGGCCAGTGGGCCAGTTGAAGTTGGCTCCTTGCCTGCTGGTGAGAGGGTGTCTCGGCCCGAAG cTGCTGTGCCCGGATATCAACACCCAAGTGAAGCCACAAATGCCCACACCCCCCAGTTCTTCATGTATAAAATTGACGCATCTAACCGAGAGCAGCGGTTGGAGGACAAAG GAGATGCCCCCCTGGAGCTGGGTGAGGACTGCAGCCTGGCTCTTGTCTGGCGCAACAATGAGCGCCTGCAGGAGTTTGTGTTGGTAGCCTCCAAGGAGCTGGAGTGTGCTGAGGACCCAGGCTCTGCCGGGGAGGCTGCCCGTGCTGGCCACTTCACTCTGGACCAGTGCCTGAACCTCTTCACCCGGCCCGAGGTGCTGGCACCCGAGGAGGCTTG GTACTGCCCTCAGTGTAAACAACACCGAGAGGCCTCCAAACAGCTGCTGCTGTGGCGTCTTCCTAACGTACTCATTGTGCAGCTcaagcgcttttccttccggaGTTTCATCTGGCGTGACAAGATCAACGACTTGGTGGAGTTCCCTGTTCG GAACCTGGACCTGAGCAAGTTCTGCATCGGTCAGAAAGAGGAACAGCTGCCTAGCTATGACCTGTACGCCGTTATCAACCATTACGGAGGCATGATCGGCGGCCACTACACCGCCTGTGCACGCCTGCCCAATGACCGCAGCAGCCAGCGCAGCGACGTGG GCTGGCGCTTGTTTGACGACAGCACGGTGACAACAGTAGACGAGAGCCAGGTCGTGACGCGTTATGCCTATGTACTCTTCTACCGCCGGCGGAACTCTCCTGTGGAGAGGCCCCCCAGGGCAGGTCACTCTGAGCACCACCCAGACCTGAGCCCTGCAGCTGAGGCTGCTGCCAGCCAG GGACTAggccctggccaggcccccgagGTGGCCCCCACGCGGACAGCCCCTGAACGCTTCGCCCCCTCTGTGGACCGCCCAGCCCCCACCTACAGCAACATGGAGGAGGTCGATTAG
- the USP19 gene encoding ubiquitin carboxyl-terminal hydrolase 19 isoform X9, with translation MSGGASATGPRRGPPGLEEATSKKKQKDRANQESKDGDPRRGSASSREEQAKEELLLDWRQSADEVIVKLRVGAGPLRLEEVDAAFTDTDCVVRLPDGRQWGGVFYAEIESSCTKVQARKGGLLQLALPKKVPLLTWPSLLKKPLGTQEAVPGLRCQENGQEPSPIALEPGPEPRRAKQEARNQKRAQGRGEVGAGAGPGAQAGPSAKRAVHLRRGPEGEGSRDGPGPRGDAPPFLAETATQAEAEEQLRVPPLNPQTCLLGSEENLVLLAGEKTVSPRNDPVSPAMARSRDPEKGDRSKEEMAVAADAITLVDGKEPESMVNLAFVKNDSYEKGPDSVVVHVYVKEIRRDTSRVLFREQDFTLIFQTRDGNFLRLHPGCGAHTIFRWQVKLRNLIEPEQCTFCFTASRIDICLRKRQSQRWGGLEAPAARGAVGGAKVAVPTGPTPLDSTPPGGAPHPLTGQEEARAVEKEKPKARSEDTGLDGVAARTPMEHVAPKPEPHLASPKPTCMVPPMPHSPVSGDSVEEEEEEEKKVCLPGFTGLVNLGNTCFMNSVIQSLSNTRELRDFFHDRSFEAEINYNNPLGTGGRLAIGFAVLLRALWKGTHHAFQPSKLKAIVASKASQFTGYAQHDAQEFMAFLLDGLHEDLNRIQNKPYTETVDSDGRPDEVVAEEAWQRHKMRNDSFIVDLFQGQYKSKLVCPVCAKVSITFDPFLYLPVPLPQKQKVLPVFYFAREPHSKPIKFLVSISKENSSASEVLDSLSQSVHVKSENLRLAEVIKNRFHRVFLPSHSLDTVSPSDTLLCFELLSPELAKERVVVLEVQQRPQVPSIPISKCAACQRKQQSEDEKLKRCTRCYRVGYCNQLCQKTHWPDHKGLCRPENIGYPFLVSVPASRLTYARLAQLLEGYARYSVSVFQPPFQPGRMALESQGPGCTTLLSASSLEAGDSERDPIQPPELQLVTPVAEGDTGVPRAWAAPDRGPVPSTSGVSSEVPASGPVEVGSLPAGERVSRPEAAVPGYQHPSEATNAHTPQFFMYKIDASNREQRLEDKGDAPLELGEDCSLALVWRNNERLQEFVLVASKELECAEDPGSAGEAARAGHFTLDQCLNLFTRPEVLAPEEAWYCPQCKQHREASKQLLLWRLPNVLIVQLKRFSFRSFIWRDKINDLVEFPVRNLDLSKFCIGQKEEQLPSYDLYAVINHYGGMIGGHYTACARLPNDRSSQRSDVGWRLFDDSTVTTVDESQVVTRYAYVLFYRRRNSPVERPPRAGHSEHHPDLSPAAEAAASQGLGPGQAPEVAPTRTAPERFAPSVDRPAPTYSNMEEVD, from the exons ATGTCTGGCGGGGCCAGTGCCACGGGCCCAAGGAGAGGTCCCCCAGGATTGGAGGAGGCCACCAGTAAGAAGAAGCAGAAGGATCGAGCAAACCAGGAGAGCAAGGATGGAGATCCTAGGAGAG GGTCAGCGTCCTCTCGGGAGGAGCAGGCCAAAGAGG AGTTGTTGCTTGACTGGAGGCAGAGTGCCGATGAGGTGATTGTCAAGCTGCGTGTGGGAGCGGGTCCCCTGCGGCTGGAGGAAGTGGATGCTGCTTTCACAGACACAGACTGCGTGGTGCGGCTTCCAG ATGGTCGGCAGTGGGGTGGTGTCTTCTATGCTGAGATAGAAAGTTCTTGCACCAAAGTACAAGCCCGTAAAGGTGGCCTCCTGCAGCTGGCACTGCCCAAGAAGGTGCCTCTGCTCACATGGCCCTCTCTTCTG AAGAAACCTCTAGGGACCCAGGAGGCGGTACCAGGGCTGCGGTGCCAGGAGAATGGGCAGGAGCCATCTCCCATTGCCCTGGAGCCAGGTCCTGAGCCCCGTCGGGCTAAACAGGAGGCCCGGAACCAGAAGCGGGCCCAGGGCCGTGGTGAGGTAGGCGCAGGGGCTGGCCCCGGGGCCCAGGCAGGGCCCAGCGCCAAGAGGGCTGTGCATCTCCGAAGAGGGCCAGAGGGGGAAGGGTCCAGAGATGGGCCTGGACCCCGGGGTGATGCCCCCCCCTTCTTGGCTGagacagccacccag GCTGAAGCTGAGGAACAGCTCCGGGTACCACCACTGAACCCCCAGACCTGCCTCTTGGGCTCAGAGGAGAATCTAGTGCTCTTGGCAGGAGAGAAGACTGTGTCCCCCAGGAATGATCCAGTCTCCCCAGCCATGGCccggagcagagaccctgagaaAGGTGACCGTTCCAAAGAGGAGATGGCAGTGGCAGCAGATGCTATAACCTTGGTGGATGGTaaag AGCCGGAGTCCATGGTGAACCTGGCATTCGTCAAGAATGACTCTTATGAGAAGGGGCCAGATTCAGTGGTGGTGCACGTGTATGTGAAAGAGATCCGCAGGGACACCTCTCGAGTACTCTTCCGCGAGCAGGACTTCACGCTTATCTTCCAAACcag GGATGGAAACTTCCTGAGACTGCATCCGGGCTGTGGGGCCCATACCATCTTCCGTTGGCAGGTGAAGCTCAG GAACCTGATTGAGCCCGAGCAGTGCACCTTCTGCTTCACGGCCTCTCGCATTGACATCTGTCTCCGTAAACGGCAAAGTCAGCGCTGGGGGGGCCTGGAAGCCCCAGCTGCACGAG GTGCAGTGGGTGGTGCAAAGGTTGCCGTGCCGACAGGTCCAACCCCTCTGGATTCAACCCCACCAGGAGGTGCCCCCCATCCCCTCACAGGCCAGGAGGAAGCTCGGGCTGTGGAGAAGGAAAAACCCAAGGCTCGATCTGAGGACACGGGGCTGGATGGTGTGGCGGCTCGCACCCCCATGGAGCACGTAGCCCCAAAGCCAGAGCCACACCTGGCCTCC cCCAAGCCCACATGTATGGTGCCTCCAATGCCCCATAGCCCCGTGAGCGGAGATAGtgtggaggaagaagaggaggaagagaagaaggtgtGTCTGCCAGGCTTCACTGGCCTTGTCAATCTAGGCAACACCTGCTTCATGAACAGTGTCATTCAGTCTCTGTCTAACACTCGGGAGCTCCGGGACTTCTTCCACG ACCGCTCCTTTGAGGCCGAGATCAACTACAACAACCCACTGGGGACGGGTGGGCGTCTGGCCATTGGCTTTGCTGTGCTGCTCCGGGCTCTGTGGAAGGGCACCCACCATGCCTTCCAGCCTTCCAAGTTGAAG GCCATTGTGGCGAGCAAGGCCAGCCAGTTCACAGGCTACGCACAGCATGACGCCCAGGAGTTCATGGCTTTCTTGCTGGACGGGCTGCATGAAGACCTGAATCGCATTCAGAACAAGCCCTACACAGAGACCGTGGACTCAGATGGGCGGCCCGATGAG GTGGTAGCTGAAGAAGCATGGCAGCGGCATAAGATGAGGAATGACTCTTTCATCGTAGACCTATTTCAGGGCCAGTATAAGTCGAAGCTGGTGTGCCCTGTGTGTGCCAAG GTCTCCATCACTTTTGACCCATTCCTCTACCTGCCGGTGCCCTTGCCACAGAAGCAGAAGGTTCTTCCCGTCTTCTATTTTGCCCGGGAGCCCCACAGCAAGCCCATCAAG TTTCTGGTGAGCATCAGCAAGGAGAACTCCAGCGCAAGTGAAGTGTTGGACTCCCTCTCTCAGAGTGTACACGTGAAGTCTGAGAACCTGCGTCTGGCTGAG GTGATTAAGAATCGTTTCCACCGTGTGTTCCTGCCCTCCCACTCATTGGACACCGTGTCCCCATCCGACACGCTCCTCTGCTTCGAGCTGCTATCCCCAGAGTTGGCTAAGGAGCGAGTGGTGGTGCTGGAGGTGCAGCAG CGCCCCCAGGTGCCCAGCATCCCCATCTCCAAGTGTGCAGCCTGCCAGCGGAAGCAGCAGTCAGAGGATGAGAAGCTGAAGCGCTGTACCCGGTGCTACCGCGTGGGCTACTGCAACCA GCTCTGCCAGAAAACCCACTGGCCTGACCACAAGGGTCTCTGCCGCCCTGAGAACATTGGCTACCCGTTTCTGGTCAGTGTACCTGCCTCACGTCTCACTTATGCTCGTCTTGCTCAGCTGCTAGAGGGGTACGCCCG GTACTCTGTGAGTGTATTCCAGCCACCCTTCCAGCCTGGCCGCATGGCCTTggagtcccagggccctggctgcACTACGTTGCTCTCCGCTAGCTCCCTGGAGGCTGGGGACAGTGAGAGGGACCCAATTCAGCCGCCCGAGCTCCAGTTGGTGACCCCCGTGGCCGAGGGAGACACAGGGGTCCCACGGGCATGGGCAGCCCCTGACCGGGGCCCTGTGCCCAGCACCAGTGGAGTTTCTTCTGAGGTGCCGGCCAGTGGGCCAGTTGAAGTTGGCTCCTTGCCTGCTGGTGAGAGGGTGTCTCGGCCCGAAG cTGCTGTGCCCGGATATCAACACCCAAGTGAAGCCACAAATGCCCACACCCCCCAGTTCTTCATGTATAAAATTGACGCATCTAACCGAGAGCAGCGGTTGGAGGACAAAG GAGATGCCCCCCTGGAGCTGGGTGAGGACTGCAGCCTGGCTCTTGTCTGGCGCAACAATGAGCGCCTGCAGGAGTTTGTGTTGGTAGCCTCCAAGGAGCTGGAGTGTGCTGAGGACCCAGGCTCTGCCGGGGAGGCTGCCCGTGCTGGCCACTTCACTCTGGACCAGTGCCTGAACCTCTTCACCCGGCCCGAGGTGCTGGCACCCGAGGAGGCTTG GTACTGCCCTCAGTGTAAACAACACCGAGAGGCCTCCAAACAGCTGCTGCTGTGGCGTCTTCCTAACGTACTCATTGTGCAGCTcaagcgcttttccttccggaGTTTCATCTGGCGTGACAAGATCAACGACTTGGTGGAGTTCCCTGTTCG GAACCTGGACCTGAGCAAGTTCTGCATCGGTCAGAAAGAGGAACAGCTGCCTAGCTATGACCTGTACGCCGTTATCAACCATTACGGAGGCATGATCGGCGGCCACTACACCGCCTGTGCACGCCTGCCCAATGACCGCAGCAGCCAGCGCAGCGACGTGG GCTGGCGCTTGTTTGACGACAGCACGGTGACAACAGTAGACGAGAGCCAGGTCGTGACGCGTTATGCCTATGTACTCTTCTACCGCCGGCGGAACTCTCCTGTGGAGAGGCCCCCCAGGGCAGGTCACTCTGAGCACCACCCAGACCTGAGCCCTGCAGCTGAGGCTGCTGCCAGCCAG GGACTAggccctggccaggcccccgagGTGGCCCCCACGCGGACAGCCCCTGAACGCTTCGCCCCCTCTGTGGACCGCCCAGCCCCCACCTACAGCAACATGGAGGAGGTCGATTAG